The Rubidibacter lacunae KORDI 51-2 genome contains a region encoding:
- a CDS encoding condensation domain-containing protein: MDTFLTQDRQNLLNNRLKALGYEPLSWPTEQLPVQAGLARHFDRSIIGRPIANTAIYILDPHLQPTPIGVPGELYVGGMGLSLGYLYSPEMTAQKFIANPFGEGRLYKTGDWACYRADGTIAFLGRRDNQVKIRGFRVELGEIETTLGNHPDVRECAVMAREVSSGDRRLVAYIVSDAELDSEALRTYLKRNLLDYMVPSAFVALESLPLTPNGKLDRNALTSFENDRLSDTSFVAPNTPLQIALAQIFAEILSLPVEQIGIHNSFFELGGHSLLATQVVARICNRFPVELSLRAFFESPTVAAISTRIETAQPPQALAAIEPCDRTEALPLSFAQERLWLLDRLSPGNSAYNEVARLELLGDLDLAALQASLNAIVARHEVLRTTFPQAGGHPVQRIAEKLEIALPLIDLCNLNPTAQERELERLATAHTREPFDLTAGPLLRVKILRLSGDRHLALFAAHHIVIDGWSYGILIHEISQLYAAFKAGEAANILPELPIQYADFAAWQRQQDWHEQLTYWRRQLGGDLPTLQLPLDKPRTAQRSDRGAAIATVITPEILTSIAQLGREANVTLFMTLLSAFKLLLCCYTPQRDIPVGTDLANRNRQEVEAAIGFFINLLVLRTDLSGNPTFRELLQRIRTVTLDAYDRQDVPFAKLVDVLKPERQDGLMPLFQVLFVLQNAPLPALEVPGLTLVPAEPDYHAAKFDLALFVRETAAGLTVTWNYKTDVFETATVDQLAQQYLDLLQALIANPDTPIETMTDRFSPGAISPQPKRKRFQKVKPKAVRVSATEVVRFSQHPIGIGLYEPQVAAANLAAWATENRAALERQLQTSGALLFRGFDLPDARAFETVSGAICPELFGNYGDLPRTGVSGKVYGSTPYPEDRAILFHNESSHLQKWPMKIWFFCVQPSPVGGETPIVNCRQLYQTLRPETRDRFATKQLMYERNFVPGLDVDWRDFFKTDDRAEVERRCEAEGVEWTWLENGRLRTRQVRQAIARHPHTQDLVFFNQLQLHHFSYIDPNTQASIRSLLGEDCLPRQVYYGDGSEIEPEVLEEVDAAYQTCARQFTWQKGDLLMLDNMLMAHGRNPFQGPRKIVVALGEMIQRDRLSMIG, encoded by the coding sequence ATGGATACTTTCCTCACGCAAGATAGGCAGAATCTCCTCAACAATCGCCTCAAGGCATTGGGGTACGAACCCCTGTCTTGGCCTACCGAGCAGTTGCCCGTGCAAGCAGGTTTGGCAAGGCATTTCGATCGCTCAATTATCGGGCGACCGATTGCGAATACCGCAATCTACATCCTCGATCCGCATTTACAGCCGACGCCCATCGGCGTACCTGGCGAGCTGTATGTTGGCGGCATGGGCTTATCTCTAGGCTATCTTTACTCCCCCGAGATGACGGCTCAGAAATTCATTGCCAACCCCTTTGGCGAGGGACGGCTCTACAAAACAGGAGATTGGGCTTGTTACCGTGCCGATGGCACGATTGCGTTTCTGGGGCGCAGGGATAATCAGGTAAAGATTCGCGGTTTTCGTGTAGAGCTCGGTGAAATTGAAACTACACTCGGCAACCATCCCGACGTTCGGGAATGTGCCGTCATGGCGCGCGAGGTGAGTTCGGGAGATCGTCGCTTGGTGGCTTATATCGTTAGCGATGCTGAGTTGGATAGCGAAGCATTACGAACATATCTCAAGCGAAACTTACTGGATTACATGGTGCCGAGCGCGTTTGTTGCGTTAGAGTCCTTACCGTTAACTCCGAACGGGAAACTCGATCGCAACGCGCTAACGAGCTTCGAAAACGATCGCCTTAGCGACACCAGTTTTGTTGCCCCCAACACGCCACTCCAAATCGCCCTCGCGCAGATTTTTGCTGAAATTCTGAGCTTGCCCGTGGAGCAAATTGGCATTCACAATAGCTTCTTCGAACTCGGGGGACATTCGCTGCTGGCAACTCAGGTCGTCGCCCGGATTTGTAATCGATTTCCCGTCGAGCTATCCCTGCGGGCCTTCTTTGAGTCGCCAACTGTTGCTGCGATTTCCACTCGCATCGAGACAGCACAACCCCCCCAAGCCCTGGCAGCTATCGAGCCTTGCGATCGCACCGAGGCTCTACCGCTGTCCTTTGCCCAGGAGCGCTTATGGTTGTTGGATCGGCTTTCGCCGGGCAATAGCGCCTACAACGAAGTCGCACGCCTGGAACTTCTGGGCGATCTAGATTTAGCGGCATTGCAGGCAAGCTTGAATGCCATTGTGGCCCGTCACGAAGTTCTACGGACGACTTTTCCCCAGGCAGGGGGCCACCCCGTACAACGAATTGCTGAAAAGTTGGAGATCGCGCTGCCCCTCATCGATCTCTGTAACCTTAACCCCACCGCCCAGGAGCGGGAGCTAGAAAGACTTGCCACGGCTCATACCCGGGAGCCCTTCGATCTCACTGCCGGCCCGCTACTGCGGGTGAAGATCTTGCGTTTGAGCGGGGATCGCCATCTGGCTCTCTTCGCCGCCCATCACATCGTTATTGATGGGTGGTCCTATGGCATTCTAATTCACGAAATTTCGCAGCTATATGCGGCATTTAAGGCGGGTGAGGCTGCCAACATTTTGCCAGAGTTGCCGATTCAATATGCCGACTTTGCTGCTTGGCAGCGCCAGCAGGATTGGCACGAACAGCTTACCTATTGGCGGCGGCAACTTGGTGGCGATTTGCCAACATTGCAACTGCCCTTAGATAAGCCTCGGACCGCACAACGGAGCGATCGCGGTGCGGCAATCGCGACCGTCATCACACCAGAAATCCTGACCTCCATAGCGCAGCTTGGCCGAGAAGCAAACGTAACGTTGTTTATGACCTTGCTGTCGGCGTTTAAGTTGTTGTTATGCTGCTATACGCCCCAGCGCGATATTCCTGTGGGCACCGATTTGGCCAATCGAAACCGGCAAGAAGTCGAAGCCGCGATCGGCTTTTTTATTAATTTACTGGTACTGCGAACAGATCTTTCTGGAAACCCAACCTTTCGCGAGCTACTGCAGCGCATCAGGACGGTCACCCTCGATGCTTACGATCGCCAGGATGTCCCCTTTGCAAAGTTGGTCGATGTGCTGAAACCAGAGCGTCAAGATGGCTTGATGCCCTTATTTCAGGTGCTCTTCGTCCTGCAAAATGCACCACTGCCTGCGTTAGAAGTGCCGGGTCTGACCCTAGTGCCAGCGGAGCCGGATTATCATGCCGCGAAGTTCGATTTAGCCCTGTTTGTGCGAGAAACTGCTGCCGGACTAACGGTGACATGGAATTACAAAACCGATGTCTTTGAAACTGCAACGGTCGACCAGCTAGCCCAACAATATCTCGACCTCTTACAAGCCCTAATTGCCAACCCCGATACGCCGATAGAAACCATGACCGATCGCTTTAGCCCCGGCGCGATCTCGCCTCAACCGAAACGCAAGCGCTTTCAGAAAGTTAAACCCAAAGCCGTCCGCGTCTCAGCCACTGAAGTGGTGCGGTTTAGCCAACACCCCATCGGCATCGGCCTCTACGAACCCCAAGTTGCGGCTGCAAATTTAGCTGCCTGGGCCACCGAGAATCGTGCCGCTCTAGAGCGACAACTTCAGACATCGGGAGCGCTACTTTTTCGGGGCTTCGACCTACCCGACGCGCGAGCATTTGAAACCGTTTCTGGGGCAATTTGTCCGGAACTGTTTGGCAACTATGGCGACCTCCCTCGAACGGGAGTAAGCGGCAAGGTGTATGGCTCGACCCCCTATCCCGAAGATCGAGCTATTTTGTTCCATAACGAAAGCTCGCACCTACAGAAATGGCCGATGAAGATTTGGTTCTTCTGCGTCCAGCCATCTCCGGTGGGGGGCGAAACTCCAATTGTTAATTGTCGGCAGCTCTACCAGACTTTGCGTCCGGAAACGCGCGATCGCTTTGCTACCAAGCAACTGATGTACGAGCGGAATTTTGTGCCGGGCTTGGATGTAGATTGGCGCGATTTCTTTAAAACTGACGATCGCGCGGAAGTCGAGCGTCGCTGCGAAGCCGAAGGCGTTGAATGGACTTGGTTGGAGAATGGTCGCCTGCGCACGCGTCAAGTTCGTCAAGCAATTGCCCGCCATCCCCATACGCAGGATTTAGTCTTTTTCAATCAGCTTCAACTCCACCATTTCTCCTACATCGATCCCAATACCCAAGCGTCCATCCGTTCCCTTTTGGGAGAGGATTGTTTGCCCCGTCAGGTTTACTACGGTGATGGCTCGGAAATCGAACCTGAAGTCCTGGAAGAGGTTGATGCCGCCTATCAAACTTGCGCGCGTCAATTCACGTGGCAAAAAGGCGATCTATTGATGCTTGACAACATGTTGATGGCTCACGGGCGCAATCCTTTCCAAGGACCGCGCAAAATTGTCGTAGCCTTGGGGGAAATGATACAGCGCGATCGCCTTTCTATGATTGGTTAA
- the panD gene encoding aspartate 1-decarboxylase — translation MRTRLRAKIHKATVTQADVSYVGSITIDKTLLEKADICLHEKVLVVSNTSGQRLETYAIEGPEGSGVICMNGAAAHLIKKGEEVIIMAFETSNVPVEPTAILVDGDNQFVKYL, via the coding sequence ATGAGAACGCGACTGAGAGCGAAGATCCACAAAGCAACCGTCACCCAAGCTGATGTTAGTTATGTGGGCAGCATCACCATTGACAAAACTTTGCTGGAAAAGGCCGATATCTGTCTCCATGAGAAAGTCCTCGTTGTCAGCAATACATCAGGACAACGATTAGAAACCTATGCGATTGAAGGTCCTGAAGGGTCGGGGGTCATTTGCATGAATGGTGCTGCTGCCCACCTAATCAAAAAAGGTGAAGAAGTCATCATTATGGCGTTCGAGACCTCCAATGTGCCGGTAGAGCCGACAGCTATTTTGGTCGATGGTGACAATCAATTTGTCAAGTACCTGTAA